In a genomic window of Coprococcus eutactus:
- a CDS encoding Ig-like domain-containing protein, with amino-acid sequence MKKILHNKSLLHRLIALVMSVVMVLTLVAIDSKVHLFAEEEIKTVDITDLLKGDETDMLFGSKEITKYKFASKPVDDVDLSKIVYKSYTGDDPEEKLPTSTDVTKYNSIGTEEAFTNDNKVSKYAFYYVEYNDDGEIENIKFMGKLRAVYDNKNPEIESVELTSNSGNMIVKDGYYLLDVTEDGVALPQFTITVDDGTEETDTGVAKVVYLKKGETTETEIEETDGKYTFGVPDETGEYIFRVYDKAGNVSADTQPLVIKKLNGAPSISKINLSSSNNKAQKKLINNMEFIVSPETMTVQAEINMSTAGDGDSTVVVGAQLCYRFLSDDNTVDSPETICEVTKNAQGKYVAEFVIPVNSLDKKSLTKMAICVKDEFDNRSCYTDLENHIVFVSDQSPTIDFTKMTQIRGEGYKAKDDNNWVKSMSFVMSANDDYAYIDKMYYKNGGAETVIAQDLNVFSKNAKIGITGTAHPGIDAGSIALEDGQYKLTFGAKDYIGNDGTKDLDVYIDNTAPVLKLSSDAPKVKVGSKKYYSLSKSTDKIDVAWEDATSGVDESATTAVLFNSAISYTLKVNRDEAGKGHVTMSNAVESGEYALEITIYDHAGNKTTESVPVFVNKSDFSAEISAEADAEEIKSGKYVSADKVVVTGTAEGFCLTTDDVDVQVEVDGKVINSDKHLSISNQKNGTVIFTYVISNTKKEDMQGHYKFKMTVRNHGTDVTKTASYSLVYDTTAPNMTAAEVTPYNNKKVKVAWTAKDKEDVKYIEIEGTRTVCVYNKTTGKVDQTEHEISTFRLKGTETSYTFKEDGKYDIDIYAYDAAGNVSDSANVRFVIDRENPVVEYTEKVTDPSAKDNSGQTIEVTVHDSYRIVSSDVTATVYYRTYDGASGTMIGSLKRVNNETIKASMNLKPVGGAASVYRVEVKGNDKAGNAVMDKVDLAKNRYYIDKTKPEVKISPKPESKNDGYYKENVSFDISILEQFNRKHTLTITDANGTAPERTEKFEFNEYMYSPTYRDEGSYDLTIKVTDAAGNSSTVGTKFVIDKTKPTVQLGTVQPLNTGNVTLPVTLRDNMEGSKYTVHVVRTDANGSKVYDADLENGTWTGTDFTKNCTFADEGDYVVTVSAEDKAGNKSDAQISKFRIDRTAPVITISGVNDKQTTTGTATISVDEAFSFDYEGRSLGASDIKVSITKKTDGTGASNIAELTAGSFSGGNPHTASYSFTEDGEYTITANAKDLAGNVAASATKTFKIDSKAPVIKMSVSDKNSKTIKSYDAVGSTDMLDPNYVDMSLSVEETFFRTNNVKITVNKDGKDISASSFTNYSNSSAVSTGSQRFDEDGVYEITVTAQDELGNKTDDYNIVFTVDNTAPTIESTSKLLSLMAKSTAGEDGSVLLNADDFADILNSGYDALWNVNDTSVFDVNVKMDGVDFIDFSDMEDGYHKITLKATDEVGHETSQEFGFTYDGTAPRIIISGVEDGETVREPFDMTIGLENEEDEITSIVINGNTIDPAQYKSNNQYKMHVEEYDSYTIEVTATDKAGNISSTVDEKTGAVFTFKLSEKISSVALILIIIAAILLVALLIFVIIAGRKRKKKSAA; translated from the coding sequence GTGTAGAGCTGACATCAAACAGCGGCAACATGATCGTGAAGGATGGATATTATCTTCTCGATGTGACTGAGGATGGAGTGGCATTGCCTCAGTTTACCATCACAGTAGATGATGGTACAGAGGAGACGGACACAGGAGTGGCAAAGGTCGTATATCTGAAAAAGGGCGAGACCACAGAGACTGAGATTGAGGAAACAGATGGAAAGTATACGTTCGGTGTCCCAGACGAGACTGGAGAATACATATTCAGAGTATATGACAAGGCAGGAAATGTAAGTGCTGACACACAGCCACTTGTTATAAAAAAGCTGAATGGCGCTCCATCGATCAGCAAGATAAATCTGAGCAGTTCAAACAACAAGGCGCAGAAGAAATTGATCAACAATATGGAATTCATAGTTTCACCTGAGACTATGACAGTTCAGGCTGAGATAAATATGTCTACAGCCGGAGACGGTGATTCGACGGTGGTTGTTGGCGCTCAGCTTTGTTACAGATTTCTTTCAGATGATAACACAGTGGATTCGCCGGAGACCATATGCGAAGTCACAAAGAATGCACAGGGCAAATACGTGGCAGAATTTGTGATCCCAGTGAATTCACTGGATAAGAAGTCACTTACAAAGATGGCTATCTGTGTAAAGGATGAATTCGACAACAGATCATGCTATACAGATCTGGAAAATCATATAGTATTTGTCAGCGATCAGTCACCGACAATCGATTTCACCAAGATGACACAGATCAGAGGCGAAGGGTATAAGGCAAAAGATGATAACAACTGGGTAAAGTCGATGTCATTTGTTATGTCGGCAAATGATGATTATGCTTATATAGACAAGATGTACTATAAAAATGGCGGCGCAGAGACAGTGATTGCGCAGGATCTGAACGTATTCAGCAAGAATGCAAAGATAGGAATAACAGGAACGGCTCATCCAGGTATAGATGCGGGCAGCATAGCCCTTGAAGATGGTCAGTACAAGCTGACATTTGGCGCAAAGGATTATATTGGCAATGATGGCACAAAGGATCTCGATGTGTATATAGACAATACAGCACCGGTTCTGAAGTTATCATCAGACGCCCCTAAGGTAAAGGTCGGTTCAAAGAAGTACTATTCGTTGTCGAAAAGCACAGATAAGATTGATGTGGCATGGGAGGATGCAACATCAGGTGTAGATGAGAGCGCTACGACTGCAGTACTGTTCAACTCAGCAATATCCTATACACTTAAGGTCAACAGGGATGAGGCAGGCAAAGGACATGTCACAATGAGCAATGCCGTGGAGAGTGGAGAGTACGCGCTGGAGATAACGATCTATGATCATGCCGGAAACAAAACGACCGAGAGCGTACCTGTATTTGTGAACAAATCAGATTTCTCTGCTGAGATCTCAGCAGAGGCCGACGCTGAGGAGATAAAGAGTGGTAAATATGTTTCTGCTGACAAGGTAGTGGTTACCGGAACTGCAGAGGGATTTTGTCTGACAACTGATGATGTTGATGTGCAGGTAGAAGTTGATGGTAAAGTTATCAATTCAGATAAGCATTTGAGCATATCAAATCAGAAGAATGGAACAGTCATATTCACATATGTGATATCAAATACCAAGAAGGAAGATATGCAGGGACATTACAAGTTCAAGATGACCGTGCGTAATCATGGTACTGATGTCACAAAGACTGCAAGTTATTCACTGGTGTATGATACCACGGCACCAAATATGACAGCAGCGGAGGTGACACCTTATAATAATAAGAAGGTTAAAGTTGCTTGGACTGCCAAGGATAAAGAGGACGTCAAGTATATTGAGATAGAAGGAACCAGAACGGTATGTGTTTACAACAAGACGACCGGAAAGGTAGATCAGACAGAGCATGAGATCAGCACATTCCGTCTTAAGGGCACAGAGACAAGCTATACATTTAAAGAAGACGGAAAATATGACATCGATATTTACGCATACGATGCCGCCGGAAATGTAAGCGACTCAGCAAATGTCAGGTTTGTGATAGACAGGGAGAATCCGGTAGTTGAGTACACAGAGAAGGTTACAGATCCATCTGCAAAGGATAACAGCGGCCAGACTATAGAAGTTACTGTACATGACTCATACAGGATAGTTAGCAGTGATGTCACTGCCACTGTATATTACAGAACGTATGACGGTGCAAGCGGAACGATGATCGGATCGCTCAAAAGAGTGAATAATGAGACGATAAAGGCGTCCATGAATCTCAAGCCGGTCGGCGGAGCGGCATCGGTCTACAGAGTCGAGGTCAAGGGTAACGATAAGGCCGGAAATGCTGTTATGGACAAAGTGGATCTTGCAAAGAACAGATATTATATCGATAAGACAAAGCCGGAGGTCAAGATCTCGCCAAAGCCGGAGTCAAAGAATGACGGTTACTACAAAGAGAATGTGTCATTTGATATCAGCATATTGGAGCAGTTTAACAGAAAGCATACACTTACAATAACTGATGCAAATGGAACCGCCCCTGAACGGACAGAGAAGTTTGAGTTCAATGAATATATGTACAGTCCGACATACAGAGATGAGGGAAGCTACGACCTTACCATAAAGGTTACAGATGCTGCCGGAAATTCATCGACAGTCGGAACAAAGTTTGTTATCGATAAGACAAAGCCTACAGTACAGCTTGGCACGGTTCAGCCTCTGAATACAGGAAATGTAACTCTTCCTGTGACACTTAGAGATAACATGGAGGGATCAAAATATACAGTCCATGTTGTCAGAACAGATGCAAATGGCAGCAAGGTATATGACGCAGACCTTGAAAACGGAACGTGGACCGGCACAGACTTCACCAAGAATTGCACATTTGCTGATGAGGGAGACTATGTGGTTACTGTATCAGCAGAGGATAAGGCTGGCAATAAGTCAGATGCGCAGATATCAAAGTTCAGGATCGACAGGACTGCACCAGTCATCACGATAAGTGGTGTAAATGACAAACAGACGACAACAGGCACAGCAACTATCAGCGTGGACGAGGCATTCTCATTTGACTATGAAGGCAGAAGTCTTGGTGCGTCAGATATAAAGGTGTCGATAACAAAGAAGACAGATGGAACAGGAGCATCAAATATTGCAGAGCTCACAGCGGGAAGCTTCTCAGGCGGCAATCCACACACAGCATCCTACAGCTTCACAGAGGATGGTGAGTATACGATCACTGCAAATGCTAAGGATCTTGCAGGAAATGTTGCAGCCAGTGCCACAAAGACTTTCAAGATAGACTCAAAGGCACCTGTCATCAAGATGTCTGTATCTGATAAGAACAGCAAGACGATAAAGAGCTACGATGCAGTGGGAAGCACAGATATGCTTGATCCAAACTACGTTGACATGTCACTGTCAGTTGAGGAGACATTCTTCAGAACAAACAATGTCAAGATAACAGTTAACAAGGATGGCAAGGATATATCAGCATCGAGCTTCACAAATTACAGCAACTCATCAGCTGTGAGTACAGGAAGTCAGAGATTTGATGAGGATGGTGTATACGAGATAACAGTCACAGCCCAGGATGAGCTTGGAAATAAGACGGATGATTACAACATCGTATTCACCGTGGACAACACAGCACCTACGATAGAGTCCACATCAAAGCTTCTCAGCCTCATGGCTAAGTCAACTGCAGGTGAGGATGGAAGCGTACTTCTCAATGCAGATGATTTTGCGGATATCCTGAACTCAGGATACGATGCACTTTGGAATGTAAACGATACATCGGTATTCGATGTAAATGTCAAGATGGATGGAGTCGATTTCATCGATTTCTCGGACATGGAAGACGGATACCACAAGATAACATTAAAGGCAACTGATGAGGTTGGACACGAGACCAGCCAGGAGTTTGGATTTACATATGATGGAACCGCACCGAGAATCATAATAAGCGGTGTGGAGGATGGCGAGACAGTCAGAGAGCCATTTGACATGACGATCGGACTTGAGAACGAGGAAGATGAGATCACATCGATCGTGATAAACGGCAATACCATCGATCCTGCTCAGTACAAGAGCAACAATCAGTACAAGATGCATGTGGAGGAGTATGATTCATATACAATAGAAGTAACAGCTACAGATAAGGCTGGAAATATCTCATCCACGGTTGATGAAAAGACTGGAGCTGTATTCACATTCAAGCTCAGCGAGAAGATCTCATCAGTCGCTTTGATACTGATAATAATAGCAGCGATCCTTCTCGTAGCACTGCTGATATTTGTCATAATAGCAGGCAGAAAGAGAAAGAAGAAAAGTGCAGCATAA